A single genomic interval of Candidatus Rokuibacteriota bacterium harbors:
- the hisD gene encoding histidinol dehydrogenase: protein MIRRMETATLGAAGVAKALDRSPAAVDPEIHRRVEEIVAAVRDKGDAALLEFTERFDHVALTARELAVTPSELDAAERTVGDTTMRALRYAAGRIERFHRESAPRSWRMTDALGSRLGQEVRPIDRVAVYVPGGRAPYPSTVLMTVIPARVAGVREIVLVSPPSADKSLNAAVLAAARVAGVTEAYRVGGAQAVAALAYGTETIRRVDKIVGPGNLYVALAKSRVFGDVGIDMVAGPSEIVVVADESADAVFVAADLLAQAEHDPMARAVLLTPSRALIDRVAREAERQLGALPRRLIAGAALEAHGALVLTRSLEEAVEVANLLAPEHLELQVEDPEALLLLVRNAGAVFLGRLTPEVVGDYVAGPNHVLPTGGTARFASALGTDDFVKRMSVIQYGEAGLQDAAPHLAELARVEGLDGHGAAAAVRIERTGGTT from the coding sequence ATGATCAGGCGGATGGAGACCGCCACGCTGGGCGCCGCGGGAGTGGCCAAGGCCCTCGACCGGTCGCCGGCGGCCGTCGATCCCGAGATCCACCGGCGCGTCGAGGAGATCGTGGCCGCTGTGCGCGACAAGGGCGACGCGGCGCTGCTGGAGTTCACGGAGCGCTTCGACCACGTCGCCCTCACGGCGAGGGAGCTGGCGGTGACGCCGTCGGAGCTGGATGCGGCGGAACGGACCGTGGGCGACACGACCATGCGGGCGCTTCGCTACGCCGCGGGGCGGATCGAGCGCTTCCATCGCGAGTCCGCGCCGCGCTCCTGGCGGATGACCGATGCCCTGGGCTCGCGGCTGGGCCAGGAAGTGCGGCCGATCGACCGCGTGGCGGTGTATGTCCCCGGCGGGCGAGCGCCGTATCCGTCCACGGTGCTGATGACCGTCATCCCCGCGCGGGTCGCCGGCGTGAGGGAGATCGTGCTGGTTTCCCCGCCGTCTGCCGACAAGTCGCTGAACGCCGCCGTGCTCGCCGCCGCTCGGGTGGCGGGCGTGACAGAGGCGTACCGGGTCGGCGGCGCGCAGGCCGTGGCCGCGCTGGCCTACGGGACCGAGACGATCCGTCGCGTCGACAAGATCGTCGGGCCGGGCAACCTCTACGTCGCGCTCGCCAAGAGCCGGGTCTTCGGCGACGTGGGCATTGACATGGTGGCGGGACCGAGCGAGATCGTGGTCGTGGCCGACGAGAGCGCCGATGCGGTCTTCGTGGCGGCGGACCTCCTCGCCCAGGCCGAGCACGACCCGATGGCCCGCGCCGTTCTCCTGACTCCCTCGCGGGCGCTGATCGATCGCGTCGCGCGCGAGGCGGAACGGCAGCTCGGCGCGCTGCCGAGGCGCCTAATCGCGGGCGCGGCGCTAGAGGCCCACGGCGCCCTCGTGCTGACGCGGAGCCTGGAGGAGGCGGTGGAGGTCGCGAATCTGCTCGCGCCCGAGCACCTCGAGCTCCAGGTCGAAGATCCCGAGGCACTGCTCTTGCTTGTGCGGAACGCGGGCGCCGTCTTCCTCGGCCGCTTGACCCCCGAGGTCGTTGGCGACTACGTCGCCGGGCCGAACCACGTGCTGCCGACGGGGGGCACGGCGCGCTTCGCGTCGGCGCTCGGCACGGACGATTTCGTGAAGCGAATGAGCGTCATCCAGTACGGGGAGGCGGGGCTCCAGGACGCGGCGCCGCACCTGGCGGAGCTCGCGCGGGTGGAAGGGCTCGACGGTCACGGGGCCGCGGCGGCGGTGCGCATCGAGCGAACGGGAGGCACGACATGA
- the hisB gene encoding imidazoleglycerol-phosphate dehydratase HisB codes for MTAAMASGAPLGLRQGRVERKTKETQIVLQVGLDGTGASKVETGIPFFNHMLEAWAKHGLMDLTVDARGDLEVDLHHTVEDIGICLGKAFREALGDRVGIVRYGASFLPMDEALLHAAVDISGRPFLVFNVPVRRTRISNFDLDLLEDFFRAFAFNAEITLHVNMHYGQNLHHIAEAVFKTVGRALAEATRLNPRIAGVLSTKGTL; via the coding sequence ATGACGGCAGCGATGGCGAGCGGGGCGCCCCTGGGCCTCCGCCAGGGACGGGTCGAGCGGAAGACCAAGGAGACGCAGATCGTGCTGCAGGTCGGGTTGGACGGCACGGGCGCTTCCAAGGTCGAAACCGGCATCCCGTTCTTCAATCACATGCTCGAAGCCTGGGCCAAGCACGGGCTCATGGACCTGACGGTGGACGCGCGCGGCGACCTCGAGGTGGATCTCCACCACACGGTCGAGGACATCGGCATCTGCCTCGGCAAGGCGTTCCGGGAGGCGCTGGGCGACCGGGTGGGCATCGTGCGCTACGGTGCGTCCTTCCTGCCCATGGACGAGGCGCTCCTGCACGCGGCGGTGGACATCTCCGGCCGGCCTTTCCTCGTGTTCAACGTGCCCGTGAGGCGGACGCGGATCTCGAACTTCGACCTCGACCTGCTCGAGGACTTTTTCCGCGCCTTCGCTTTCAACGCCGAGATCACGCTGCACGTCAACATGCACTACGGCCAGAACCTCCACCACATCGCCGAGGCCGTGTTCAAGACGGTCGGCCGGGCGCTGGCTGAGGCGACGAGGCTCAACCCGCGCATTGCCGGAGTCCTCTCGACGAAGGGGACGCTGTAG
- the hisH gene encoding imidazole glycerol phosphate synthase subunit HisH, with the protein MIAVIDYGRGNLGSVEKALGRLGMRAVVTQDPRVIGDARALVLPGDGAFHDAMGNLQSLGLLDPLRAALDDGRPFLGICLGYQLLFTESEEFGQGKGLDVIPGVVRRFPSGLKVPHMGWNTVRHGGDLPIFDGIPSGAHFYFVHSYYPTTADASLQVATCTYGVTFPAAVGKGPLFATQFHPEKSQRWGLRLLENFAAFVRDRRGG; encoded by the coding sequence GTGATCGCCGTTATCGACTACGGCAGGGGCAACCTGGGCAGCGTCGAGAAGGCGCTGGGACGCCTCGGTATGCGCGCCGTGGTCACCCAGGACCCGCGCGTGATCGGGGACGCCCGCGCCCTCGTGCTGCCCGGAGACGGCGCCTTCCACGACGCCATGGGCAACCTCCAGTCGTTGGGACTCCTCGACCCTCTCCGGGCCGCGCTCGACGACGGGCGGCCGTTCCTCGGGATCTGCCTCGGGTATCAGCTCCTCTTCACCGAGAGCGAGGAATTCGGGCAGGGCAAGGGACTCGACGTCATCCCCGGCGTGGTCCGCCGCTTTCCCTCCGGGCTCAAAGTGCCGCACATGGGATGGAATACGGTCCGGCACGGCGGCGACCTCCCGATCTTCGACGGCATCCCGAGCGGCGCCCACTTCTACTTCGTGCACTCGTACTATCCGACGACGGCCGATGCGTCGCTGCAGGTGGCGACCTGCACCTACGGCGTCACCTTCCCGGCCGCCGTGGGCAAGGGCCCGCTTTTCGCGACGCAGTTCCATCCGGAGAAGAGCCAGCGCTGGGGTCTGCGCCTCCTCGAGAACTTCGCCGCCTTCGTGCGGGACCGGCGCGGCGGATGA
- the hisA gene encoding 1-(5-phosphoribosyl)-5-[(5-phosphoribosylamino)methylideneamino]imidazole-4-carboxamide isomerase, whose amino-acid sequence MSFQVIPAVDLKGGRCVRLLQGKASAETVFSDDPVAMAERWEAEGAPRLHVVDLDGAFAGGPVQTAIIRTLARAVSIPLEVGGGLRTLEHVQAVLESGARWAIVGTRAALDPAFLGEVCRRFEDRIIVGLDAADGRVAVDGWTRVLELEAVTLARDAAAAGAGTIIYTDIARDGTQGGPNVWSTEAVARAAGIPVFASGGVGSLEDIRQLAAIPGVDGVIVGRALYTGAVSLRAALAEAR is encoded by the coding sequence ATGAGCTTTCAGGTCATCCCCGCCGTGGACCTCAAGGGCGGCCGGTGCGTCCGCCTGCTCCAGGGCAAAGCCTCAGCCGAGACCGTGTTCTCGGACGATCCCGTCGCCATGGCGGAGCGCTGGGAGGCCGAGGGCGCGCCGCGCCTCCACGTCGTGGACCTCGACGGCGCGTTCGCCGGCGGTCCCGTCCAGACGGCGATCATCCGCACGCTCGCGCGCGCCGTCTCGATCCCCCTCGAAGTCGGGGGCGGCCTGCGGACACTTGAGCATGTCCAGGCCGTGCTCGAATCCGGCGCGCGCTGGGCCATCGTCGGCACCCGCGCGGCGCTCGACCCCGCTTTTCTCGGCGAGGTGTGCCGGCGCTTCGAGGACCGCATCATCGTCGGCCTGGACGCCGCCGACGGCCGCGTGGCGGTGGACGGCTGGACCCGCGTGCTGGAGCTGGAGGCGGTGACGCTCGCGCGCGACGCGGCGGCGGCAGGCGCCGGCACCATCATCTACACGGATATCGCGCGGGACGGCACCCAGGGCGGGCCCAACGTCTGGAGCACCGAGGCCGTTGCCCGGGCCGCCGGGATCCCCGTCTTCGCCTCGGGCGGCGTGGGCTCGTTGGAGGACATCCGGCAGCTGGCCGCCATCCCGGGAGTCGACGGCGTGATCGTGGGCCGGGCGCTGTACACGGGCGCGGTCAGCCTCCGCGCGGCGCTCGCGGAGGCCCGATAA
- the hisF gene encoding imidazole glycerol phosphate synthase subunit HisF: protein MLCKRMIPCLDVHGGRVVKGVRFVDLRDAGDPVEAALAYDAQGADELVFLDITASHEERAIMLDVVRRTAEGIYMPLTVGGGIRSIEDIRTLLRAGADKVSLNTAALERPELIRDAAQRFGSQCIVVAIDAKREPGEERSWGVYTHGGRRPTGRDAVQWAREVEALGAGEILLTSMDRDGTGDGYDLELTRAVSEATSVPVIASGGAGTLEHLRQGVVDGKADAVLVASMFHFGRHTISEAKAYLRERGVAVRIEA, encoded by the coding sequence ATGCTCTGCAAGCGCATGATCCCGTGCCTCGACGTCCACGGCGGCCGCGTGGTCAAGGGCGTCCGTTTCGTCGACCTCCGCGACGCGGGTGACCCGGTCGAGGCGGCGCTGGCCTACGACGCCCAGGGCGCGGACGAACTGGTCTTCCTCGACATCACCGCGTCCCACGAGGAGCGGGCCATCATGCTCGACGTCGTGCGCCGGACCGCCGAGGGCATCTACATGCCGCTCACGGTCGGCGGCGGCATCCGCAGCATCGAGGACATCCGCACGCTGCTTCGCGCGGGCGCCGACAAGGTCTCGCTCAACACGGCCGCGCTCGAGCGGCCGGAGCTCATCCGGGACGCCGCGCAGCGCTTCGGCAGCCAGTGCATCGTGGTGGCGATCGACGCCAAGCGCGAGCCCGGCGAGGAGCGAAGCTGGGGCGTCTACACTCACGGCGGCCGCCGGCCGACCGGGCGGGACGCCGTCCAGTGGGCGCGCGAGGTCGAGGCCTTGGGCGCGGGCGAGATCCTCCTGACCAGCATGGACCGCGACGGCACGGGCGACGGCTACGACCTCGAGCTGACGCGCGCCGTCTCCGAGGCAACCTCCGTGCCGGTCATCGCCTCGGGTGGGGCGGGCACGCTCGAGCACCTGCGCCAGGGCGTTGTCGACGGCAAGGCCGACGCCGTGCTGGTGGCCTCCATGTTCCACTTCGGCCGCCACACGATCAGCGAGGCCAAGGCCTACCTGCGCGAGCGCGGCGTGGCCGTGAGGATAGAGGCGTGA
- the hisIE gene encoding bifunctional phosphoribosyl-AMP cyclohydrolase/phosphoribosyl-ATP diphosphatase HisIE — protein sequence MSVLDELTWDGDGLIPAVVQETETGEVLMVAWMDREALAKTLESGLAHYWSRSRRALWRKGETSGHTQHVDGLYADCDRDTLLVQAHQDGVACHTGARSCFFTRLEGGILEQAAGPRASGAGPAMLEVLERVLQSRKVERPSGSYVAGLLERGEAQICRKIGEEATEVVTAALGGEGDARLVSEVADLWFHTMVLLASRGIPLRRVFEELARRHEEKGK from the coding sequence GTGAGCGTGCTCGACGAGCTCACGTGGGACGGCGACGGGCTCATCCCCGCCGTGGTCCAGGAGACCGAGACCGGCGAGGTGCTCATGGTGGCGTGGATGGACCGCGAGGCGCTGGCGAAGACGCTCGAGTCCGGGCTCGCTCACTACTGGTCCCGCTCGCGCCGCGCACTCTGGCGCAAGGGCGAGACGTCCGGCCACACGCAGCACGTGGACGGGCTCTATGCCGACTGCGACCGCGACACGCTCCTGGTCCAGGCGCACCAGGACGGCGTCGCCTGCCACACGGGAGCGCGGTCGTGCTTCTTCACGCGTCTCGAAGGCGGGATATTGGAGCAGGCCGCTGGGCCGCGGGCCTCGGGCGCCGGCCCCGCCATGCTCGAGGTGCTGGAGCGGGTTCTCCAGTCGCGCAAGGTCGAGCGGCCGTCGGGGTCGTACGTCGCGGGGCTCTTAGAGCGCGGGGAAGCGCAGATCTGCCGGAAAATCGGCGAGGAGGCGACCGAGGTGGTGACGGCGGCGCTCGGCGGCGAGGGCGACGCGCGCCTCGTCTCGGAGGTGGCGGACCTGTGGTTTCACACCATGGTGCTGCTCGCCTCGCGGGGCATCCCGCTTCGCCGGGTCTTCGAGGAGCTGGCCCGCCGCCACGAGGAGAAGGGTAAGTGA
- a CDS encoding ABC transporter permease → MSVLAYARRHGRESVAWYGGLGLLTLRVMRNLRLPPSYLVIVAREIDIIGVRSLVVALTAALFTGMVLALQSAVNMARFGAENYVGPVVALSILRELGPVLTAILVGGKVASGITAELGSMKVTEQIDALRAIGVNYIKKLIVPRILAALVVFPLVTIMADAIGLLGGMLIVVFDRDVDPYLYWNTISYWVVMKDFLTGIGKSVVFGGLITLIGCYNGLETSGGTEGLGRSTTDTVVQVAMAVIVSDFFLTKLMLLLFW, encoded by the coding sequence GTGAGCGTGCTCGCGTACGCGCGTCGGCATGGGCGTGAGTCCGTCGCCTGGTACGGGGGCTTAGGGCTGCTGACGCTCCGGGTGATGCGCAACCTCCGGCTCCCCCCGTCGTACCTCGTCATCGTGGCGCGGGAGATCGACATCATCGGCGTCCGCTCGCTCGTGGTCGCCCTCACGGCCGCGCTCTTCACGGGCATGGTGCTGGCGCTCCAGTCCGCCGTGAACATGGCGCGCTTCGGGGCCGAGAACTACGTCGGGCCCGTCGTCGCGCTGTCGATCCTCCGCGAGCTCGGGCCCGTGCTGACGGCCATCCTGGTCGGCGGCAAGGTCGCCTCCGGCATCACGGCCGAGCTCGGCTCGATGAAGGTGACGGAGCAGATCGACGCGCTGCGGGCCATCGGGGTCAACTACATCAAGAAGCTGATCGTCCCGCGCATCCTGGCGGCGCTCGTCGTGTTCCCGCTCGTGACCATCATGGCCGACGCCATCGGGCTCCTGGGCGGTATGCTCATCGTGGTCTTCGACCGCGACGTCGACCCGTACCTCTACTGGAACACGATCTCCTACTGGGTCGTGATGAAGGATTTCCTGACCGGTATCGGCAAGAGCGTGGTCTTCGGCGGGCTCATCACCCTCATCGGCTGCTACAACGGGCTCGAGACGAGCGGCGGGACGGAAGGGCTCGGCCGCTCAACTACCGACACCGTAGTCCAGGTGGCCATGGCCGTCATCGTGTCCGACTTCTTCCTGACCAAGCTCATGCTGCTGCTCTTCTGGTGA